One segment of Thunnus thynnus chromosome 19, fThuThy2.1, whole genome shotgun sequence DNA contains the following:
- the purbb gene encoding transcriptional regulator protein Pur-beta: protein MADGDSGSERGGSSGGGGGGGGGGFQHFQRDQETQELASKRLDIQNKRFYLDVKQNSKGRFIKIAEVGAGGSKSRLTLSLSVAAEFRDYLGDFIEHYAQLGPSSPEQIAQATVGEDGGPRRALKSEFLVRENRKYYLDLKENQRGRFLRIRQTVNRGPGFGVGGPVGGMLAGQTIALPAQGLIEFRDALAKLIDDYGGDDEELAGGTAAAAGYGELPEGTSIMVDSKRFFFDVGSNKYGVFLRVSEVKPSYRNSITIPFKAWSKFGGAFCRYAEEMKEIQERQRDKMYERRDESEGDDVDDD from the coding sequence ATGGCGGATGGAGACAGCGGGAGTGAGCGCGGTGGTAGCAGCGGGGGAGGAGGCGGTGGAGGCGGCGGCGGCTTCCAGCACTTCCAGAGGGACCAGGAGACCCAGGAACTGGCGTCCAAGCGCCTCGACATCCAGAACAAGCGCTTCTATCTGGACGTCAAGCAGAACAGCAAGGGCAGGTTCATCAAAATCGCCGAAGTCGGGGCCGGCGGCTCCAAAAGCCGGCTGACCCTCTCGCTGTCCGTGGCGGCGGAGTTCCGTGACTACCTCGGGGATTTCATCGAGCACTACGCCCAGCTGGGGCCTAGCAGTCCGGAGCAGATAGCCCAAGCGACCGTGGGTGAGGACGGCGGGCCCAGGCGAGCTCTCAAGAGCGAATTTCTCGTCCGGGAAAACCGCAAGTACTACTTGGACTTGAAGGAGAACCAGCGGGGGAGGTTCCTGCGTATCCGGCAGACGGTTAACCGAGGGCCGGGCTTTGGAGTCGGGGGCCCTGTGGGCGGCATGCTGGCCGGCCAGACCATAGCCCTTCCGGCGCAGGGGTTAATAGAGTTTAGAGACGCCCTTGCCAAGCTCATAGACGACTACGGGGGAGACGACGAGGAGCTGGCCGGGGGCACAGCCGCCGCCGCGGGGTACGGTGAGCTGCCCGAGGGCACCTCCATCATGGTGGACTCTAAACGGTTCTTTTTCGACGTCGGCTCCAACAAATACGGAGTGTTCCTGCGTGTGAGCGAGGTGAAGCCCAGCTACAGGAACTCTATCACCATCCCCTTCAAAGCCTGGAGCAAATTCGGCGGAGCTTTCTGCAGATACGCCGAGGAGATGAAGGAGATCCAGGAGAGGCAGAGGGATAAAATGTACGAGAGGAGAGACGAGTCCGAGGGAGATGACGTGGATGACGACTGA